CAGCGTCGAGGGGTGGACTGGCTATATTGGATGTCCCGTAATCAGGTTGGGGCAATTTTGGCCGATGATATGGGATTGGGGAAAACCCTTCAATTCCTCAGCCTATTGGCGGTAGAGCAGAAGACAGAGGAGAAAACCGGCCCGAGTCTGGTGGTTGCTCCCACCTCGGTGGTGGGAAATTGGGGCCGGGAAGCAGCACGATTTGTCCCTTCATTGCAGGTTTATGTTCACCATGGTTCCAACCGGCTCCATGATCAGGAGCTCCTTGCGAAAATTGAGCAGTCAGATCTAGTTATTAGCAGTTACGGCGTGGTAAGTCGGGATTTTGCTCCATTGAGTGAAATCACCTGGGATCATGTTGTGCTAGATGAAGCACAACAAGTTAAAAACCCACGAACCTTAGCTGCGAAAGCTGTCCGCGCAATACCGGCTCGGCATCGTATCGCACTAACCGGAACCCCGGTAGAAAACAGGCTCGCTGAAATGAGGTCCATTCTAGATTTCTGTAACCCAGGTGTATTAGGGTCGGCATCATTTTTTCACCATTACTTCGCGAAACCGATTGAGCGGGATAATGACCCAGCCTTAACTGAAAAACTCAGAAATCTTACGGCACCGTTTATTTTGCGGAGGCTAAAGACAGATCCAGGGATAGTTGATGATCTTCCAGACAAACAGGAACAAATTGTTACTGTAGCGCTTAGTGAAGAGCAAGCCTCTCTTTATACTGCGTTAGTTGATAATGTTCAGAAGTTATTAGAATCCACGAGGGCTGAAGATAAGATGGCTCGGCGTGGCATTGTGCTAGCTACCATTACGAAGATTAAGCAGATCTGCAACCATCCTGCACATTTTTTGGGGGACGGTTCTCCTGTTCTCTACCGTGGAAAACACCGATCTGGGAAAGTCGAAGAATTAATTCGTTTAGTAGATAGTAGTGTGGCTGCTGGTGAAAAGCTATTAATCTTTACCCAATATCGGGCTTTTGGAGATATTTTGCAGCCTTATTTATCTCGACATTTAGGAGAGAATATTCCTTTTCTCCACGGCGGTGTAAGCAAAGCCCAACGTGATGCGATGGTGGATAACTTTCAGTCGAGGAATGGCCCCTCGGCGATGCTGCTCTCTTTGAAAGCAGGGGGCACTGGGTTGAACTTGACCGCGGCTTCCGTCGTCATTCATATGGACCGCTGGTGGAACCCAGCGGTAGAAAACCAGGCTACTGATCGGGCATACCGTATTGGCCAAGATAAGAATGTCAGTGTTTATAAAATGCTTACAGCTGGGACCATGGAGGAATCAATCCAACGGGTTCTCGAGGGTAAGTTGCATCTAGCTACGGCCGTGGTCAATGAAGGTGAAGGATGGATAACTGAGCTTTCGCCGGAAGATTTTGCCGAATTGATGAGTTACCGAGATCGGGATGGTGGAAAATGAGCAACCACCGAAAGAGGAATTATCCTCACGTCGATAATGTTATCTATGCCAACTTTGGGAAAAAGAGAAATCAGGAACCCCCGTCAGAGAATCGACGTGATTTTCAACCCCCCGATAATCCTCGACAACCTCCGGGTTTAGGAGTCAGCCAGTTCCTAAGATCAGCCGTCGTTTCTCACACCGATAGCGGGAGGGTCTATCGAGGAAGGGATTACGCGTTTCACGGACATGTCGTCAACTTAGAGATTTCGCATGGTCGAGTCGACGCCCAGGTCGTTGGTTCACAGCCTCAACCTTTTTCTACTACCATGCTGGTTCCTTATCGCACTAGCGAGGAATTACGGCAGGTTGCGCACAAAATAGCTGCGGACTGCCAAGGCTTGCGTGATCTCAACAAAATTGTGTTAGGCCCAGAGATGCGCAGCATTCTTCTTGCTGAGCAGCCAGACGACCTCCGTTTTATCTGTGATTGTCCGGATCCGCAGCCTGTCTGCAAACATGTGGTGGCACTGGTAGAAGTTCTGATTCGAAGGTTGGAAGCCGACCCGTCGGAAATACTGCGGCTGCGTGGCATGGACCGGGCCTTCTTGCACATGATGGTGAGCGAAGAATCAGAACATAGGTCAACAGAAGCGAGCGCAGACAGCGGGGAGCGGTTTTGGGGGAACGGGGAAATGCCGGATTTGCCGGAACCAAAAACTCGCCCCGCAATCCATGATTCTGATATGGATTTACTGCATCGGGCTATGCGCATGGTGTCATATACCACGATTGATCAGTTAAGAGCAGTCAGCGACATCGAAGATCTTTATCATTACCTTACTGAAAAGCCTGATTTACCTGCAGATTAGTCTCTGTGTTCGGGAAGAACCACAGTCATGTCCAAGAGGCCTGATAAGAATAGGGGCATGATGACAAAAAATAACTCGGGTGTCACCTTTCTGCATACCTCCGATCTTCAGATAGGGATGGTCAGTAAGCAATTAGGGGACAGCGGCCAAACCAGGTTTAGTGACGACCGCATCGGTGTCATTTCTCAACTTGGCGATATAGCTCATCAGTATTCTTGCGAATTTATTCTCGTAGCAGGGGATGCATTTGAGCATCCTTCTTTATCGCCAGACACTGCCCATGCAGCTCTAGCTGCTCTCAATCAACTACCGGTCCCAGTGTTTTTATTAGCGGGAAACCATGATCCATTAATCGCTGGAAGTCTGATGGACCAGGCAGATAAGTTAGATAATATCCGGGTATTTCGTGATTCAAAACCGATTGAATTCTCTGACGGGGTGGAACTCGTAGGGGCACCCTTACTTAGCAAATACGTGGATGTAGATGTGGCCTCAGAAGCATTGGAAAATCTCACTCCCACACATAAGGTAAGGATCTTGATAGCGCACGGTCAGGTCAGCCAGCGTTCTTACGACACCCCAAGTGCAGTAATTGATTTATCCCGGCTCCAAGAATGCCTGGACCAGGGAATTATTGACTATGTTGCCTTAGGAGATACCCACTCAACGATGTCCTTAGAGCCCAAGGAAAGGATATGGTTTTCTGGAACCCCGGAAACTACAGATTTTTGTGATAAATCCACGGGCGTTGAAAGAAATGAAGTGAACTCCGGACATGCGCTAGTAGTTACAGTAGAGAAGCAACACCCCGATGATGCTACGGTTTCGGTTCACCAGGTAGATACCGGACGGTGGGTGTGGGAGGCCTTGCATTGGGAATTAGACAATCGGGAAAACATAGATTCCTTTCTGCATCAACTAGACAGTTATCCAGATAAGCAAAGAACAGTCATCAAATACAGTCTCTCAGGAACACTGAATGCGACGGATACTGCCTATCTCCAGCAAGAATTGCAGAAACGAGAAGAAATCTTTGTCTGCCTACGCCAGCGACAGCGATTAATGGAACTCTATCTCGAACCCAATGAGGATGAATTAGCTGATTTGGGGGTCACCGGGTTCAACGCCGCAGCTCTCAACGAGCTACAAAGTCTCAGCCAAGGAGAAGATCACCGCGCTCATACCGCACGAGAAGCCATCAACTTATTTTTCCGTCTAGCGCAACGGGTGGGGAGTGCATCCAAATGATTATTCATCGTCTTGAGATTGAAAACGTTAAAGGAGTTCGTCATGTGGAACTCAATGATCTTCCTTCCCGAGGGGTGATTATCCTCAGCGGAGATAACGAAGCAGGAAAATCGACGGTTCTTGATTGCCTCCGGGCAGTTTTGGAATTTAAGTCAACCAGTAAGGCCGAAGATATTCGAGCTCTTCAGCCAGTTGGCGAAGACGTGGGTTCTCAGGTGGAATTGGATGCTTCTTTTGGCACCTTGAGGATGCAGCTGAAGAAGCGCTGGCTGAAAAGCGCGGGAACTGAATTAACGCTCAGTGGTTATGAAGTTGGTAATTATAGCGGCAGGCAGGCTGAACAAAAGCTCGAATCTATCCTTAATGAGCATCTGGATCCTCAATTACGCGATGCCCTTTTTGTTCCACAAGGAGAATTAGAACACCACATTCACGCTCGCGGTATTCATCATCTAGAAGCTGCGTTACGTGGTGACTCGGATGAGTATAGTGCTCATGATGTTGCCTATAATTCCGAGTTTACTAAGGCTGTAGCCCAGGAATATGAGCGATATTTTTCGCTCAAAACAGGGAAAGAGAAACCCATCATCAGCCAGGCTCGTGAGAGGGTGGAACAAGCCCGGAAAATGTATCAATCCTGTGTTGAGAAAGTTGAGAGTTATGCGGATAGAGTGGAGCAATTCGAAAAGAAGAAGAATTTCCTGGCTGAAGAGCGTCGTCGAGTTCCTGAGTTAGCTGAACAACGAGAGCGTCTAAAGACTCAGTGTGAGGTGGCGGAGAAACAGGGAAAGCTGTGTGAAGAGGCGCGGAAGAACGAAAAATCCGCAGCTGAGCGGATGGGTGTTCTTGAGCTAGAGATCAAGAGACGGCAGGAAAAGAAAAACCGGATTGACGTTAAAGAAGGAGAGATCGAAGATCTAAAAAGTAAATTAGAGAAAGACGACGGCCGTTTTTCTGAGCTCAAGAAAAATCGCGAAAAACAAGAAAATGAGAAGACTGTTGTTGGGGAACGCCTGCAGAAATTAAAGACCAAATTAGGGCGTGCGGAGGCGGTAGAGGAATACCTTCACGAGAAGGAAGAATTAGACCGAGTACAAAACCGGCTGAGTGAGATTGCAGATATTCGAGATCGCATAGTTTCTCTTCGAGAAAGCATGCCACATCCCGAAGTGTCATGGGACCACGAGAAAGCAGTGAGTGAGGCTAGTACGGAGCTAGCAATTCAACGAAGAATATATGAAGAAAGCAGGGCGCATTTAGTTTTAGAAACTGAGAAGACCACTGTTATTCAGGTTGATGATCAACCTGTTGAAGTGAAAGATCGCTATAACGTGGAACTGCGTCAGGGAACGGTACTAAAAATCGGAGATATTACCGCCACCTATCAGGCGTCGAATAATGACGGTGATGATCTTCGTAGTCGCGTCGTGGAAGCGGAAGAAAAACTCAAGGCGCTGCTGGAGAAGGTTCGTTGTGCTGATGCAGCCGAAGTACGAGACAAAGCCCAGAAGTGTGAACATCAGTGCCATGAAATTGAGGCGCTAGAGCATAAACTCGCCACGATTCTAGGTGAGGAAACCATTGCTGAGGTAGAAGATAAATATCAGCTTCTTCGAAAGAAGAGTCTGGTATGGGATGAGGAGGTAAAAGATAGCGCCTGGACGCTGATGGAAACCCAGGAAAAGATCAAAGAACTTAAAGAGTCGCTACGTCATTGCGAAATTGATTATGACCAGATTAGTCAATTTTTAGAATCAGATGAATACGAAGACGCCAAAATCGAGAAGATTCGGTTAGAAACTACATTGGTGGCGCGAAAATCTGAGTTGCAAGAATTAATCGATGATCTACGTCATGAAGAAGAAAAGCAACCTTCAGAATTATTGGCGGAAGAACTCGGTAAAGCCAGGGATGATTATCAGCAATATGGTGCGGAACGAAGAAAACAGGAAGAAAGTTATCAGATTCTGAACGCTGATCTTCTTCGAGATGACTATTGCAATGCCGAGGCTGCGTATGAGTCAGCTCAGGCTAATATCATTGAGGCCGAAAAAGCCTTAGAAGGTTTGAAAACCTTTATTGAAGCGAGGCAAGGCGTAGAACAAGAACGAGATCACATAAAAGCCGAATATGAGCGGTTTGAAGGTGCCCTTGAAGAATTGCAACGTCGTGCCGAAGTGGCGTCGTTATTGCACTCTACTATTGAGAAACACCGTCAAGAATTTCATGAGCGACACAGTGAGCCATTTCGGCAAACACTGGGACGCATGGCTCAACGGATATTTGGGCCAAAAGTATCTTTTGACTTCGATGAACAACTCAACATAGCCAGTCGGACGTTGAATGGAAAAACAGTTGCGCAAAAATGGCTATCGGGTGGTGCTAAAGAACAAATGGCGCTTATCCATCGGCTGACAATTGCAGAGCTGATTCAGCATAGTGGGGAAGAACTGCCACCGATATTTTTGGATGATGTGTTGGGGCATAGTGATCCCACTCGGCTCGGACGGATCTCTCACATTATTCGCGACGCAGCAAAGAACAGTCAGGTTTTCGTCTTGACCTGCTACCCGCGCCGCTATGAAACAATCCGAGACAAGACAGTCATAGATATGGATTCACTGAAGGAGTAGATCTAGCCCAGAGTGAGAGTATGCGAGCATGTCTTTCTCAAAATGGTGAAGGACATGGCTCTGGTTCTTCCGCGTGTTAGGTGCTTCCCGATCTGTGAAAAATATACGCGGTTAGATGTAACGTTTGGCCACTGTTTTACGATGTCGAAAAATCGATAAGGCGGTGAGATGCCGGTGCAGGTCCAAGCTGTATCTTAAAAGACCAGTTCAAACCGTGTAAAAAATTTTCCGGTGGAGAGATTGTTGTGTTAGGTTGGTTCTCGTTATGCTGGACGCTATGACTGAACCCCGGTGGCTCAATGATGAAGAACAACAACTGTGGCGGCTCTTGCTCAGTGCTGTTCGGAAAATGACTCGATGCATGGATGTGACCTTGCAGGAGGAAAGTGGAATTTCAGCCTCAGAGTTTGCCGTCTTGGTGAACTTATCCGAAAGCGGGCCCGAGGGCATGCGTCTGCGAGATTTATGCCGTGGATTAGATTGGGACCGCAGCCGTACGTCGCATCAAATTACCCGAATGGAACGCCGCGGTCTGGTGGACAAGACTCGATGTGAGGGGGATGCTCGAGGAGTTTTGGTGACCATCACGGGGGATGGGATACGGCGCCTTGAGCAAGCTGCCCCTGAGCATGTGGAATCAGTTCGTCGATTGCTATTTGATAATTTATCCAAAGAACAAAGCACAGTTATTCATCAAGTTTTAGTGGATGTCCTCGCAGTGAAGAATGTTCCAGGGGCAGAGGAATCTGAGATAGAAGATTAAGGTAGCTCAAGGAAAAAACGGGGAGGGGAACCCGCCCGATAAATCAGGGTGAAACCCTGATGCTTGGGCTGCTTAACTTGGCGATAATGACAATATATCGATGCTAGATATACGCAAGTAAGGTGATGTTCCATGAGTTCTCAAGTGCAGAGGAAATTGCGACGTTCCTCCGTTCATCGGATCCTCGGCGGGGTCTGCGGCGGGTTGGGGCAAAGATTTGGTATCCCAATTGGATTGGTACGGCTCCTTTTTGTGTTGAGCATAATTTTGCCTGGTCCGCAATTCTTATACTATGTGATCGCCTGGGTCATTATTCCCCTGGATACGGCTGAATAGTTGATATCGTCACATAATTGATTGCCAAGGAACGCGGAGCCCAATTAACAACCTAATACGTGTGGGTGAAACTGCACAGGCTTATCAGATCTCAGACACGCCAAGGGCCTAGCCGGGATGTTCCGACTAGGCCTTTCAATGGTGTCCCCGACACGATTCGAACGTGCGACCTTTGGTACCGGAAACCAATGCTCTATCCACTGAGCTACGGAGACAAACCTTGTTGCCGTCAGGTCTTGACGACAACACGACTATGTTAGCACTCGAGCCGCCATGAATAAAAACGGGTTGTTTTCCCAGTTAGATGGCCTAATTAACGATGACTACTATCAAATCACGGGGGCCGTGAACTCCCTCTACCCGCTCCAACTCAATATCTGACGTTGCAGAGGGTCCAGAGATCATCGTCGTTGGTAGGCGTCGGTCTAATTTCTCAATCATCTGAGGAACCAGATGGACCACGCTATCCATGCGCACGAGGCAAATATGTCGATCAGGGACCAGGGTGAGTGCGCGTCGACCATTCGTGGGATTTGACTGCAAGCAAATAGTCCCGGTTTCCGCGCAGCTCACATGGGAATCTGTGACTACAGCATCAACCTTGTCTAAGTCACGGGGATCGCTGGATCGATCATCTGCCTCAGCGGTTCCACTAAAACCAGAGAACAATGACGGATCGAGCCCCTCGGCATAGCGGACAGTAGTGGAGTTCGTTTCTTCGAGGAGCGAGACCAACGTTTCCGCGAGTTCTGACTGATCGCAGGTTCGTACCGTGGCTTTGTAGTCCACGAGCCGATCAATGAGCAGCTCTTTGAGATCTTCGTGAGAGATATCGGAACTTCGCTGATAATTCCGAGTTACCTCATAACCGGAAGTATCAATTTTGGCCAGTTCCTGCGCAGTGCGAATTCGCGCCAAAATTTCCTTCTTCGCGGCGCTGGTATCAATAGCCATTAGGATTCTTCCTCCTCATCGCTAGGATGCAGTGGTCCGGCGGGCTCGGCAGCCGGCTGCTGAGGAACTCCTTGTTTTCGAGCTTCAGCAAGTAATCTATGCGCTTCGTCGCTTTCCCACCATTGCCGGAACGTTTGTTTAGGTGGCGTGACAACATCGCGGACATTAGTCCACCCAGCCAAGAAAGACGGCATATGTCGGATAGTGTGGTCGCGCCCGCCAAGAATTCGTCCCATAAACATCACGCGCATGAGTTTGTTCCACATGGCGGGCTTCCCCATAGCTAAGGCGGCTAAATTCATCAGAGATTTTTCGCCTTTGAGAGCGTGCTGGGTTACCTTCTGGTGTCTCATTTCCAGCAGAATGTCGGTGATCGGAATCTTCACGGGGCACACTTCATCACAGCGGCCGCACAGCGAGGAGGCGAAAGGTAGCGATGCGCTAGGATCCTTGGCTGAATCAATTCCGGTTAGCTGCGGGGTCAAAATGGCTCCAATGGGGCCGGGATAGGTGGATCCATACGCGTGCCCACCAGCTCGTTCATAGACTGGACAGACGTTCAAACAAGCAGAACAGCGGATGCACTTTAATGCTTCGCGGCCAATTTCATCTGCTAGAACAGCCGTTCTACCGTTGTCGAGGAGCACCACATGGAAGTTCTGGGGGCCGTCGCCCTCGGTAATACCGCTCCATAAGGAGGTGTACGGGTTCATCCTCTCGCCGGTGGAAGAGCGCGGCAGGAGCTGAAGAAATACCTCAAGGTCAGAGAACTTCGGCAGGAGCTTCTCAATGCCCATCACCGAAATCAATGTTTCCGGCAAGGTAAGGCACATCCGGCCGTTACCTTCGGACTCCACGATGGAAATAGTGCCAGTTTCTGCGACGCCGAAATTAGCTCCGGAGACCGCCACCTTGGCATCCATAAATTGTCGACGCAAAAACAGTCTGGAGGCTTCCGCTAATTCTGCCGGTTCGCTGGACAGTGTTTCATCGGTGTCCGGCATTTCGTTAATAAAAATATCTCTGATTTCAGCCCGGTTTCGGTGGATAGCCGGAACCAAGATATGAGAGGGGCGGTCATGGCCTAGTTGAACAATCAGCTCAGCCAGGTCGGTTTCTCGAGCGGAAATCCCGGCTTTCGCTAGCTCATCATTGAGAGCGATCTCCATGGTGGCCATGGATTTGATCTTGACGATATTCTTTTCGCCGGTTTCTTGAATCAGCTTAGTAACAATTTCGCAGGCTTCTCGAGAGTCCCGAGCCCAATGAACATGCCCACCATTTTTGGTGACTACTTCTTCAAATTGCTCTAAAAGCTCCGGCATCAGTGCTGCCACTTGCCGCTTAATGCCGCTTCCAGCTTCTCGAAGGTCTTGCCAGTCTTCACGCTCAGAAACCACGCGAGCGCGCTTGGCTCGAATAGAGGTAGTGGCCTTTTGAAGGTTTCTCCGCTGGGTGGCCTTGTTGAGTTCGGTGTGTGCTGCCTTGGTAAAGCCAACCTCGCCGCGAAGGTGAGCGGGTTCGTGCGGAGCCCGAGGTGGCATGGTCGGGTGGTTAAGATGGATGGTCACAGCATTGCCTCCCGGGTGTATGCGGCCTTCTCTGGGGTCCAAGGGTGCTCGACGGTGGATGCGAGAATTTCGGCAATGTGAATGGCCCGAATACCGGAGTGCTGGCGAGACATAGCGCCACCGATATTCATGAGGCAGGAAGAATCTCCAGCAGTGACATACTCTGCGCCGGTTTCTTTAATATGACGGATCTTATCCGCCACCATCGCTGCTGAGGTGTCTGCATTCTTCAAGGAGAACGTACCGCCGAAACCGCAGCATTCTTCGGAATTCGGCAAATCCACGAGCTCCAAGCCCTTAACTGCGCGGAGTAGATCATAGGGACGTTGCCCTACTTCGATGAATCGTAGGGAGTGGCAGGAAGAGTGATAGGTGACCCGGTGCGGGAAAAACGCTCCGACATCATGGGTTCCCATGATGTCGACGATGAACTCCGACAGGTCATAAGTCTTATGGACTGCTTTTTCGGCGCCGTCAACGAGGGCAGAATCCCCATATCGCTGAGCGA
This genomic interval from Corynebacterium poyangense contains the following:
- a CDS encoding SWIM zinc finger family protein, with the protein product MSNHRKRNYPHVDNVIYANFGKKRNQEPPSENRRDFQPPDNPRQPPGLGVSQFLRSAVVSHTDSGRVYRGRDYAFHGHVVNLEISHGRVDAQVVGSQPQPFSTTMLVPYRTSEELRQVAHKIAADCQGLRDLNKIVLGPEMRSILLAEQPDDLRFICDCPDPQPVCKHVVALVEVLIRRLEADPSEILRLRGMDRAFLHMMVSEESEHRSTEASADSGERFWGNGEMPDLPEPKTRPAIHDSDMDLLHRAMRMVSYTTIDQLRAVSDIEDLYHYLTEKPDLPAD
- a CDS encoding metallophosphoesterase family protein; translated protein: MMTKNNSGVTFLHTSDLQIGMVSKQLGDSGQTRFSDDRIGVISQLGDIAHQYSCEFILVAGDAFEHPSLSPDTAHAALAALNQLPVPVFLLAGNHDPLIAGSLMDQADKLDNIRVFRDSKPIEFSDGVELVGAPLLSKYVDVDVASEALENLTPTHKVRILIAHGQVSQRSYDTPSAVIDLSRLQECLDQGIIDYVALGDTHSTMSLEPKERIWFSGTPETTDFCDKSTGVERNEVNSGHALVVTVEKQHPDDATVSVHQVDTGRWVWEALHWELDNRENIDSFLHQLDSYPDKQRTVIKYSLSGTLNATDTAYLQQELQKREEIFVCLRQRQRLMELYLEPNEDELADLGVTGFNAAALNELQSLSQGEDHRAHTAREAINLFFRLAQRVGSASK
- a CDS encoding AAA family ATPase, giving the protein MIIHRLEIENVKGVRHVELNDLPSRGVIILSGDNEAGKSTVLDCLRAVLEFKSTSKAEDIRALQPVGEDVGSQVELDASFGTLRMQLKKRWLKSAGTELTLSGYEVGNYSGRQAEQKLESILNEHLDPQLRDALFVPQGELEHHIHARGIHHLEAALRGDSDEYSAHDVAYNSEFTKAVAQEYERYFSLKTGKEKPIISQARERVEQARKMYQSCVEKVESYADRVEQFEKKKNFLAEERRRVPELAEQRERLKTQCEVAEKQGKLCEEARKNEKSAAERMGVLELEIKRRQEKKNRIDVKEGEIEDLKSKLEKDDGRFSELKKNREKQENEKTVVGERLQKLKTKLGRAEAVEEYLHEKEELDRVQNRLSEIADIRDRIVSLRESMPHPEVSWDHEKAVSEASTELAIQRRIYEESRAHLVLETEKTTVIQVDDQPVEVKDRYNVELRQGTVLKIGDITATYQASNNDGDDLRSRVVEAEEKLKALLEKVRCADAAEVRDKAQKCEHQCHEIEALEHKLATILGEETIAEVEDKYQLLRKKSLVWDEEVKDSAWTLMETQEKIKELKESLRHCEIDYDQISQFLESDEYEDAKIEKIRLETTLVARKSELQELIDDLRHEEEKQPSELLAEELGKARDDYQQYGAERRKQEESYQILNADLLRDDYCNAEAAYESAQANIIEAEKALEGLKTFIEARQGVEQERDHIKAEYERFEGALEELQRRAEVASLLHSTIEKHRQEFHERHSEPFRQTLGRMAQRIFGPKVSFDFDEQLNIASRTLNGKTVAQKWLSGGAKEQMALIHRLTIAELIQHSGEELPPIFLDDVLGHSDPTRLGRISHIIRDAAKNSQVFVLTCYPRRYETIRDKTVIDMDSLKE
- a CDS encoding MarR family winged helix-turn-helix transcriptional regulator; the protein is MTEPRWLNDEEQQLWRLLLSAVRKMTRCMDVTLQEESGISASEFAVLVNLSESGPEGMRLRDLCRGLDWDRSRTSHQITRMERRGLVDKTRCEGDARGVLVTITGDGIRRLEQAAPEHVESVRRLLFDNLSKEQSTVIHQVLVDVLAVKNVPGAEESEIED
- a CDS encoding PspC domain-containing protein, which encodes MSSQVQRKLRRSSVHRILGGVCGGLGQRFGIPIGLVRLLFVLSIILPGPQFLYYVIAWVIIPLDTAE
- a CDS encoding LutC/YkgG family protein, which codes for MAIDTSAAKKEILARIRTAQELAKIDTSGYEVTRNYQRSSDISHEDLKELLIDRLVDYKATVRTCDQSELAETLVSLLEETNSTTVRYAEGLDPSLFSGFSGTAEADDRSSDPRDLDKVDAVVTDSHVSCAETGTICLQSNPTNGRRALTLVPDRHICLVRMDSVVHLVPQMIEKLDRRLPTTMISGPSATSDIELERVEGVHGPRDLIVVIVN
- a CDS encoding LutB/LldF family L-lactate oxidation iron-sulfur protein, translating into MTIHLNHPTMPPRAPHEPAHLRGEVGFTKAAHTELNKATQRRNLQKATTSIRAKRARVVSEREDWQDLREAGSGIKRQVAALMPELLEQFEEVVTKNGGHVHWARDSREACEIVTKLIQETGEKNIVKIKSMATMEIALNDELAKAGISARETDLAELIVQLGHDRPSHILVPAIHRNRAEIRDIFINEMPDTDETLSSEPAELAEASRLFLRRQFMDAKVAVSGANFGVAETGTISIVESEGNGRMCLTLPETLISVMGIEKLLPKFSDLEVFLQLLPRSSTGERMNPYTSLWSGITEGDGPQNFHVVLLDNGRTAVLADEIGREALKCIRCSACLNVCPVYERAGGHAYGSTYPGPIGAILTPQLTGIDSAKDPSASLPFASSLCGRCDEVCPVKIPITDILLEMRHQKVTQHALKGEKSLMNLAALAMGKPAMWNKLMRVMFMGRILGGRDHTIRHMPSFLAGWTNVRDVVTPPKQTFRQWWESDEAHRLLAEARKQGVPQQPAAEPAGPLHPSDEEEES
- a CDS encoding (Fe-S)-binding protein gives rise to the protein MRVALFSTCIGDALFPDAHKAAAIVLSRLGCEVVYPMGQTCCGQMHINTGYQKEAVPIIRSYADAFADSSIDYVVAPSGSCVGAVREQHVRIAQRYGDSALVDGAEKAVHKTYDLSEFIVDIMGTHDVGAFFPHRVTYHSSCHSLRFIEVGQRPYDLLRAVKGLELVDLPNSEECCGFGGTFSLKNADTSAAMVADKIRHIKETGAEYVTAGDSSCLMNIGGAMSRQHSGIRAIHIAEILASTVEHPWTPEKAAYTREAML